From the Clostridium estertheticum genome, one window contains:
- a CDS encoding aminopeptidase, translating into MADQRLNKLARLLVNYSTKVKPGDFVFVSCDEVARPWMVEVVKEALKAGAHVETVLTSTEVSEVQLKYSSEEQLLGENLIFKTMLEKADVWISAWASRNTKGFSGIDVDKLKVSSKGAASWRKIYSQKMGNGSLRWCGTQFPTYADAQEASMSFSDYEDFVYGAGLLDAKDPEAEWKKISGKQDRWVNYLDTKKGLQFISEGTDIKVDISGRKWINCDGKENFPDGEIFTSPVEDGVDGVITFSFPGIYMGKEIEGIVLEVEKGKVINSKATKGEDLLKALLQTDEGACSFGEVAIGTNYGIRNFTKNMLFDEKIGGTVHMAIGDSMPEAGGINKSIIHWDMLCDMRNGGKIFADGELFYENGMFIEGILEKYKL; encoded by the coding sequence ATGGCTGATCAAAGACTTAATAAACTTGCAAGGTTGCTTGTGAATTATTCGACTAAGGTTAAACCAGGTGATTTTGTATTTGTATCCTGTGATGAGGTCGCAAGACCTTGGATGGTGGAGGTAGTAAAAGAGGCACTGAAGGCAGGTGCACATGTAGAAACTGTACTTACATCTACGGAGGTATCGGAAGTACAACTTAAATACAGCAGTGAGGAGCAACTACTTGGAGAAAATTTAATCTTTAAAACAATGCTCGAAAAAGCAGATGTGTGGATCTCAGCTTGGGCAAGTAGAAACACAAAGGGATTTTCAGGAATTGATGTTGATAAACTTAAAGTATCATCAAAGGGTGCAGCAAGTTGGAGAAAAATATATTCACAGAAGATGGGTAATGGTTCATTAAGGTGGTGTGGTACACAATTTCCAACTTATGCGGACGCTCAGGAAGCTTCAATGAGTTTTAGCGATTACGAGGACTTTGTTTATGGCGCAGGACTACTAGATGCTAAAGACCCTGAAGCAGAATGGAAAAAAATAAGTGGGAAGCAAGATAGATGGGTCAATTACCTAGACACTAAAAAAGGTCTGCAGTTTATTTCAGAGGGAACAGATATTAAAGTAGATATATCAGGGAGAAAGTGGATAAATTGTGATGGTAAAGAAAATTTTCCGGATGGAGAAATATTTACTTCACCCGTTGAAGATGGGGTAGATGGAGTAATTACCTTTAGTTTTCCAGGAATTTATATGGGTAAAGAAATTGAAGGAATAGTTTTGGAGGTTGAAAAAGGAAAGGTAATTAATTCAAAAGCAACAAAAGGCGAAGACCTACTTAAGGCACTTCTTCAAACAGATGAGGGAGCGTGCAGTTTTGGTGAGGTAGCTATAGGCACCAATTATGGTATTAGAAATTTTACAAAAAATATGCTGTTTGATGAAAAAATTGGTGGAACTGTGCATATGGCTATTGGCGATTCAATGCCTGAAGCAGGTGGAATTAACAAATCTATTATTCATTGGGATATGCTTTGTGATATGAGAAATGGTGGTAAGATTTTTGCGGACGGTGAATTATTTTATGAAAATGGAATGTTTATTGAAGGCATATTGGAAAAATATAAGTTATAA
- the ilvA gene encoding threonine ammonia-lyase, with the protein MQNSALKSLSNQTLEHHLLEIQKAQANLKGVTLKTGLIYSDVFSNESGNSVYIKPENLQITGAFKLRGAYNKLCSLTPSERKRGVIASSAGNHAQGVAYSAEKLGILATIVMPKTTPLIKVEATKSYGANVILIGDCYDDAYAEAKRLEKEHNYVFVHPFDDLDVMYGQGTIACEIIEEIKDIDCILVPVGGGGLIAGIALAAKALNPNIKIIGVEPEGAKAMKDSIDCKKVVHLETVCTIADGVAVKKPGDLSFEIIRNYVDEIVTVSDFDIMESFLLLLEKHKLIAEASGALSFAGLKKIKERGKKVACVLSGGNIDVVTISSMIDKGLVSRGRLFCFSLEMSDIPGELVKVSTILASANANVVKLDHNQFKTNDRFMQVQLEITVETNGHDHVDAIINALGKEGYKVNKIY; encoded by the coding sequence ATGCAAAACTCAGCATTAAAATCATTATCAAATCAGACATTGGAACATCATCTTTTAGAAATTCAAAAGGCGCAGGCAAATTTAAAAGGTGTGACTTTAAAAACAGGCCTTATATACAGTGATGTATTTAGTAACGAATCTGGAAATTCAGTTTATATTAAGCCTGAAAATCTACAAATAACTGGCGCATTTAAACTTCGTGGAGCCTATAATAAGCTCTGTAGTTTAACACCTTCTGAAAGAAAAAGAGGTGTAATTGCATCATCTGCTGGAAATCATGCACAAGGAGTTGCATATTCTGCTGAAAAGTTAGGTATTTTAGCTACCATAGTAATGCCTAAAACAACCCCTCTTATTAAAGTTGAAGCCACGAAAAGCTATGGCGCCAATGTGATTTTAATAGGAGATTGTTACGATGATGCTTATGCAGAAGCAAAAAGATTAGAAAAAGAACATAATTATGTTTTTGTACATCCCTTTGACGATCTAGATGTAATGTATGGACAAGGTACCATCGCTTGTGAAATCATCGAGGAAATTAAGGATATTGATTGTATTCTTGTGCCTGTTGGTGGGGGCGGCTTAATTGCAGGAATCGCACTTGCAGCAAAGGCCTTGAACCCAAACATTAAAATAATAGGTGTAGAACCTGAAGGTGCAAAAGCAATGAAGGATTCTATTGACTGTAAAAAAGTCGTCCACCTTGAAACAGTTTGCACTATAGCTGATGGTGTTGCTGTAAAAAAACCTGGCGACCTATCTTTTGAGATCATCAGAAATTACGTAGATGAAATTGTAACTGTTTCAGACTTTGATATAATGGAATCCTTTCTTCTTCTTTTAGAAAAGCACAAACTTATTGCAGAAGCTTCTGGTGCTTTATCATTTGCAGGACTTAAGAAAATAAAAGAAAGAGGTAAAAAAGTAGCCTGTGTTTTAAGCGGTGGAAATATTGACGTTGTTACAATATCCTCAATGATAGATAAAGGTTTAGTTTCAAGGGGAAGGCTATTCTGCTTCAGTTTAGAAATGTCAGATATTCCTGGAGAATTAGTCAAGGTTTCAACTATTCTAGCAAGCGCAAATGCTAATGTAGTTAAACTAGACCATAATCAATTTAAAACTAATGATCGCTTTATGCAAGTCCAACTTGAAATTACTGTAGAAACAAATGGTCATGATCATGTTGATGCCATTATAAATGCATTAGGTAAAGAAGGATATAAAGTTAATAAAATATACTAA
- a CDS encoding Ryanodine receptor Ryr — protein sequence MNNKNIKIVVTGDICINFVQRITHPQSDIGLNWQTHLNMHTALKPGEALLLSKLVSLSTGASVISPQMPDLKLIKIGEFLSSTAELERFPIFDQKNNNGKVYRIKRLMGFTGPASGKPRLLPIINDDPKADIIILDDENNGFNSSEEFWPIALKTPEAAPIILYKMNNPIDSSVLWKHLQKIHNENTIVIINVDDLRSKGVNISKSLSWERTAQDFVWQINNNPNLAFLANCHHLIVPLGLEGAIYYRTDGVPEVKLYFIPYEFEGGFIKESQGKMYGLTSSFVAGLASAIVSGIQENEELTESINNGIRQGTISAQKCFIEGFGGDVSESPFPSPAIFIEKEDDFILRENVQDVIVPSSPKPNCRACWYILKDKSSTNLEEIAYDIVKNGVKNALKFIPIAQFGKLTTVDKAEIESYRSIKNLMLEYISTKNTVRPLCIAVFGTPGSGKSFGILEVANSIASNIITKLDFNLSQFSTPLDLVNAFHKVRDIALQDKIPLVFFDEFDSFIEGKLGWLKYFLAPMQDGIFREGDSIHPIGKAIFVFAGGTSSTFKGFCGENIENEKEQKKFLLEFKSAKGPDFISRLRGYVNILGPNQTDDKRDQLFIIRRAMLLRSLLERKVPHLINDKKETQIDNGVLRALLKIPRYKHESRSMEAILEMSMLTNATKWEQSDLPSKEQLKLHVDEEQFLRHLMHDAFYSEKIERLAMAIYENSTNLDGNIKITWQDLSEDFKNFNRNQAKDIPNALLKINYDVVSVKDKPTFNEFTIKELEVLAEMEYTRLYHLRKKSGWKYGTVKDHKLKTDPTLVSWNKLIEEKKKKVYQVVKIWPEILAQSNFKMERLDYLCECESKNN from the coding sequence ATGAATAATAAAAATATAAAAATTGTTGTAACAGGGGATATATGTATAAATTTTGTGCAGAGGATAACGCATCCTCAGAGTGATATAGGCCTTAATTGGCAAACTCATTTAAATATGCATACTGCTTTAAAACCAGGAGAAGCTTTACTTTTATCAAAGCTGGTATCACTATCAACAGGGGCATCGGTAATTTCACCACAGATGCCTGATCTAAAACTAATCAAAATAGGAGAGTTTCTTAGCTCTACTGCAGAACTTGAACGTTTTCCTATATTTGATCAAAAAAACAATAATGGAAAAGTGTACAGGATAAAGCGTCTTATGGGATTTACTGGACCAGCATCAGGAAAACCCAGGTTGCTTCCGATTATTAACGATGATCCAAAGGCAGACATAATTATATTAGATGATGAAAATAATGGATTTAACTCAAGTGAAGAATTTTGGCCTATAGCTTTAAAAACGCCCGAAGCAGCGCCAATAATTTTATATAAAATGAATAATCCAATTGATTCTAGTGTTCTTTGGAAACATCTTCAAAAAATACATAATGAAAATACTATAGTAATTATAAATGTTGATGATTTACGTTCTAAGGGAGTTAATATAAGTAAAAGTTTATCTTGGGAAAGAACAGCACAAGATTTTGTGTGGCAAATTAATAACAATCCCAACCTTGCTTTTCTTGCTAATTGTCATCACCTTATAGTACCACTTGGTCTTGAGGGCGCAATCTACTATAGGACTGATGGTGTACCAGAAGTTAAATTGTATTTCATTCCATATGAATTTGAAGGAGGTTTTATTAAAGAATCTCAAGGCAAAATGTATGGGCTTACATCTTCTTTTGTTGCAGGACTTGCAAGTGCTATAGTTTCGGGGATTCAAGAGAACGAAGAGTTAACAGAGTCAATAAATAATGGTATACGACAAGGTACTATTTCTGCTCAAAAATGTTTTATAGAGGGTTTTGGTGGAGATGTTTCAGAATCTCCATTTCCAAGTCCTGCTATATTTATTGAAAAGGAAGACGATTTTATACTTAGGGAGAATGTTCAGGATGTAATAGTGCCATCTTCACCTAAGCCTAATTGTCGTGCTTGTTGGTATATTTTAAAGGATAAAAGTTCTACTAATCTAGAAGAAATAGCTTATGATATTGTTAAAAATGGTGTAAAGAATGCACTTAAATTTATACCAATAGCGCAGTTTGGAAAGTTAACTACAGTGGATAAGGCTGAAATAGAAAGCTATAGGAGTATTAAAAATCTTATGCTTGAGTATATCTCAACTAAAAATACAGTTAGACCACTATGCATTGCAGTGTTCGGTACTCCAGGGTCTGGAAAATCTTTTGGAATACTTGAAGTAGCTAATAGCATTGCGTCAAATATAATTACTAAGCTTGATTTTAATTTGTCCCAATTTAGTACACCACTTGATTTAGTAAACGCTTTTCATAAAGTACGTGATATTGCACTACAGGATAAAATACCGCTAGTATTTTTTGACGAATTTGATTCTTTTATTGAAGGAAAACTTGGATGGCTAAAATATTTCTTGGCACCAATGCAGGATGGTATATTTAGAGAAGGGGATTCTATTCATCCTATTGGGAAAGCTATTTTTGTATTTGCTGGGGGAACAAGTAGTACATTTAAAGGGTTTTGTGGAGAAAATATCGAAAATGAAAAAGAACAAAAGAAGTTTCTACTTGAATTTAAAAGCGCAAAAGGTCCTGATTTTATAAGCAGGTTAAGAGGGTATGTAAATATTCTTGGACCAAATCAAACTGATGATAAGAGGGATCAGTTATTTATAATTCGAAGAGCAATGCTTCTACGTTCACTGCTAGAGAGAAAAGTCCCTCATCTTATAAACGATAAAAAAGAGACTCAAATTGATAATGGGGTATTAAGGGCGCTTCTCAAAATACCAAGATATAAGCATGAATCAAGATCTATGGAAGCAATACTCGAAATGAGTATGTTAACTAATGCTACAAAATGGGAACAATCTGATCTACCATCTAAAGAACAGTTAAAACTACATGTAGATGAAGAACAATTTTTACGTCATTTAATGCATGATGCATTTTATAGTGAGAAAATTGAAAGGCTTGCGATGGCTATATATGAAAATAGCACTAATTTGGATGGAAATATTAAAATAACATGGCAGGATCTTAGCGAAGACTTTAAAAACTTTAATCGTAATCAAGCTAAAGATATTCCTAACGCTTTACTTAAAATTAATTATGATGTTGTTTCAGTTAAAGATAAACCGACATTTAATGAATTTACAATTAAAGAATTAGAGGTGTTAGCTGAAATGGAATATACACGACTATATCATCTTAGAAAAAAGAGTGGATGGAAGTACGGAACAGTTAAAGATCATAAACTAAAAACTGATCCGACACTTGTCTCTTGGAATAAACTAATAGAAGAAAAGAAGAAAAAAGTATACCAGGTAGTTAAAATCTGGCCGGAAATATTGGCACAATCAAATTTTAAAATGGAAAGACTAGATTATCTATGTGAATGTGAGAGTAAGAATAATTGA
- a CDS encoding methyl-accepting chemotaxis protein: protein MKSKKLKLNSIRTKLIISLVSICIIPLIILGIGSYRQSKSILNNKLTVTSTQTLTEINNGLSNYLNGFSNMLSLTSNNYNFINVDTGNNINYIPNLLKGATESNKDILDVSYGTTTGKFNTYPNATMSPGYDATKSSWYKQALEHKGQVIITPEYIDDGTKKSIITLAKTVEKDGKVVGVVEIDLTLNTLAQQISTKKLGNTGYIFISEVSGKVLAHPVKKLINTYTASKLPFWNTAKSQSRGFVNYDDNGSKKFGVYQTNVLTGWKLVATLDQSELSNDTKSIIHTTILIILIMGLISVVMSLVLSKGIAYNIHNLKDVFAKASNGDLTVSIKASTKDEFEDLAISFNSMIKNISRIMNNVTNSSKKVAETSTTLASMSEEVTVSIGEVSSAIEQVSIGATQQAQNAQDGALAMDDLSNRLDKISNNSNEMDKISTGTKDLGAKGLSMMDTLIEKSNKTKSSTKEVNEIIKDMNESTKQINAISETLVSITEQTNLLSLNASIESARAGEAGKGFAVVAGEIRKLAEQSKNSTEDIKGIIANIQKKSNTAVDAIKSTETVVNEQELAVGETKNIFSEILKSIDIMITKVEEIKISIVDVNEKKQSTVLEIENISSISEQTAAASEQVSASTEEITATMEEFAKHYSELQALSEKLDNEIKKFKI, encoded by the coding sequence ATTAAATCTAAAAAGTTAAAACTAAACAGTATTCGTACTAAATTAATTATTAGTCTGGTATCAATTTGTATAATTCCACTAATTATACTAGGTATTGGTTCTTATAGACAGTCAAAATCAATTCTTAATAATAAATTAACGGTAACAAGCACACAAACACTTACAGAAATAAATAATGGGTTATCAAATTACTTAAATGGATTTTCAAATATGCTTTCATTGACATCAAATAATTATAATTTTATTAATGTTGATACAGGTAATAATATAAATTATATACCAAATTTATTAAAGGGCGCAACAGAAAGTAACAAAGATATACTTGATGTATCTTATGGAACTACCACTGGCAAGTTTAATACATATCCTAATGCCACAATGTCTCCTGGTTATGATGCAACTAAAAGCTCTTGGTATAAACAAGCTTTAGAGCACAAAGGTCAAGTTATAATAACTCCTGAATATATAGATGATGGAACAAAAAAAAGTATTATTACGCTTGCAAAGACGGTGGAAAAAGATGGAAAAGTAGTTGGCGTTGTAGAAATAGATTTAACATTAAACACACTTGCACAGCAAATATCCACAAAGAAATTGGGAAATACAGGGTATATTTTTATTTCGGAGGTGTCAGGTAAGGTTTTAGCTCACCCTGTAAAGAAACTTATTAACACATATACGGCTTCTAAATTACCATTTTGGAATACTGCAAAGTCGCAAAGTCGTGGTTTTGTTAATTATGATGATAATGGTTCAAAGAAATTTGGAGTATATCAAACAAATGTATTAACAGGTTGGAAGTTAGTGGCTACTTTAGATCAAAGTGAACTATCAAATGACACGAAGTCAATAATACATACAACTATATTAATTATATTAATAATGGGATTAATTTCTGTAGTTATGTCTTTAGTTCTAAGTAAGGGAATAGCTTATAATATTCATAATCTAAAAGATGTTTTTGCAAAGGCTTCAAATGGAGACTTAACGGTATCTATTAAAGCATCAACAAAAGATGAATTTGAAGATTTAGCTATATCATTTAATTCTATGATAAAAAATATATCTCGAATTATGAACAATGTTACAAACTCATCAAAGAAGGTAGCTGAAACATCAACGACTCTTGCAAGTATGTCAGAGGAGGTGACAGTTTCTATAGGTGAAGTTTCAAGTGCAATAGAGCAAGTGTCAATAGGTGCAACTCAGCAAGCTCAAAATGCTCAAGATGGTGCTTTAGCGATGGACGATTTGTCAAATAGATTAGATAAAATTAGTAACAATTCAAATGAAATGGATAAAATTTCGACTGGGACTAAAGATTTAGGAGCAAAAGGACTGTCAATGATGGACACCTTAATTGAAAAATCAAATAAAACTAAATCATCAACTAAAGAAGTTAATGAAATAATTAAGGATATGAATGAGAGCACTAAGCAAATAAATGCTATTTCTGAAACATTAGTAAGTATTACAGAGCAAACTAATCTTCTATCGTTAAATGCAAGCATAGAATCTGCACGGGCTGGTGAAGCAGGTAAGGGATTTGCCGTAGTTGCTGGAGAAATAAGAAAACTTGCGGAACAATCGAAAAATTCAACAGAGGATATTAAAGGGATTATTGCTAATATTCAGAAAAAGTCAAATACAGCGGTAGATGCAATTAAATCAACTGAAACAGTAGTAAATGAACAGGAGTTGGCGGTAGGTGAGACTAAAAATATATTTAGTGAAATATTAAAATCAATTGATATCATGATCACTAAAGTTGAAGAGATAAAGATATCTATTGTAGATGTAAATGAGAAAAAACAATCTACAGTGTTAGAAATTGAGAATATTTCATCTATATCAGAACAAACGGCAGCTGCGTCAGAGCAAGTATCCGCTTCGACTGAAGAAATAACAGCAACAATGGAAGAGTTTGCAAAACACTATAGTGAACTTCAAGCATTATCTGAGAAATTAGATAATGAAATAAAGAAATTCAAAATATAA
- a CDS encoding IS1182 family transposase encodes MINEKNFTQQKLEMVYLEDLVPKDHILRNIDKYMDFSFIRELTQKYYCLDNGRPGVDPILLFKMLFIGYLFGIKSERQLVKEIEVNVAYRWFLGLSLTDVIPDHSTISQNRRRRFKGTDVFQKIFDEVVFKAINLKMVTGKILYTDSTHLKANANKRKLVKIEVEKTPKEYVADLNKAVEEDRINHGKRPLKVKEPVTIIKEIKVSTTDPDSGYMMRDGKPEGFSYLDHRTVDSKHNIITDVYVTPGNINDVDPYIDRLDVQIKKFNFNTKYVGADAGYATNLICKELFERELKSVMGYRRSPHTKGMYTKNKFQYVKEKDIYVCPDLRALHYKTTTRDGYKEYVGNAKDCKECPNRTQCFSDKSKVKTVRRHVWEMYKEDVVKFTKTDKGRNIYRRRKETIERSFADSKQLHGLRYCHMRGLENVQEQCLLTAAVQNMKKIASLLSSMFFYFITKNLLHVTNLSINQNAIA; translated from the coding sequence ATGATTAATGAAAAGAACTTCACACAACAAAAATTAGAAATGGTATATTTAGAGGATTTAGTTCCTAAAGACCATATTCTCAGAAATATAGATAAATACATGGATTTCTCTTTCATAAGAGAATTGACTCAAAAATATTATTGTTTAGATAATGGAAGACCTGGCGTAGATCCTATTTTACTCTTCAAAATGCTGTTTATTGGATACCTATTTGGAATAAAATCTGAGCGACAACTTGTAAAGGAAATTGAAGTAAATGTAGCTTATAGATGGTTTTTAGGACTAAGCCTTACTGATGTTATTCCAGATCATTCAACAATTAGCCAAAATAGACGTAGACGATTTAAAGGAACTGACGTGTTCCAAAAAATATTTGACGAAGTCGTATTTAAGGCTATAAATCTTAAGATGGTAACTGGTAAAATACTTTACACAGATTCTACACACCTAAAAGCAAATGCTAATAAGCGAAAGCTTGTGAAAATTGAAGTTGAAAAAACACCTAAAGAATATGTAGCTGATCTTAATAAAGCTGTAGAGGAAGATAGAATAAATCACGGTAAAAGACCTTTGAAAGTGAAAGAACCTGTTACCATAATAAAAGAAATTAAAGTTAGCACAACTGACCCCGACAGCGGATATATGATGAGAGATGGCAAGCCGGAAGGCTTCTCCTATTTAGATCACAGAACTGTGGACAGTAAACACAATATAATTACTGATGTTTATGTTACTCCTGGAAATATAAATGATGTTGATCCTTATATCGATAGATTGGATGTGCAAATAAAAAAATTTAATTTTAATACAAAATATGTTGGTGCCGATGCTGGTTATGCTACAAATCTTATATGTAAAGAACTATTTGAGAGAGAATTAAAATCTGTAATGGGATATAGAAGGTCTCCACATACAAAAGGAATGTACACTAAAAATAAATTTCAATATGTTAAAGAGAAGGACATATATGTTTGCCCTGACTTAAGGGCTTTGCATTATAAAACGACAACTAGAGATGGATATAAAGAGTATGTTGGGAATGCAAAAGATTGCAAAGAATGCCCAAATAGAACTCAATGTTTTTCTGATAAAAGTAAGGTTAAAACTGTTAGAAGACATGTTTGGGAAATGTATAAAGAAGATGTTGTAAAGTTTACCAAAACGGATAAGGGTAGAAATATATATAGAAGAAGGAAAGAAACTATAGAGCGAAGCTTCGCAGATTCTAAACAACTGCATGGGCTTCGCTATTGCCATATGCGCGGATTAGAAAATGTGCAAGAGCAGTGTCTGCTTACAGCAGCAGTGCAAAATATGAAAAAGATAGCTAGCCTACTATCTTCCATGTTTTTTTATTTTATAACTAAAAACCTGTTGCATGTTACTAATTTATCTATAAATCAAAATGCTATCGCATAA